A single window of Flavobacterium sp. 140616W15 DNA harbors:
- a CDS encoding DUF937 domain-containing protein encodes MFEQLTQLVQQYGGSSVVNNAAIPNEQNEAVLNETSSSILSGLQKIASEGGVEQLAGLFQGNSPIDNSNPVVQQLTQQLTGNLGEKFGLSTEASSNVASSMIPQILGSLVGKAKDPNDSSFQISDIINAISGNGGQASGIMETINKYGMQFGLDQNADGKVDISDAMELGNKSGGIGGLLGKLFGK; translated from the coding sequence ATGTTTGAGCAATTAACACAATTAGTACAACAGTACGGAGGTAGCTCTGTTGTAAACAATGCTGCTATACCAAATGAACAAAATGAAGCAGTACTGAATGAAACAAGTAGTTCTATACTTTCTGGGTTACAAAAAATAGCATCTGAAGGCGGTGTTGAACAACTTGCAGGATTATTTCAAGGAAACTCCCCTATTGACAATTCAAATCCTGTTGTTCAACAACTAACGCAACAGCTAACAGGAAATCTTGGTGAAAAATTTGGATTAAGCACAGAAGCGTCAAGCAATGTAGCAAGTAGCATGATTCCTCAAATTTTAGGTTCTCTTGTAGGAAAAGCAAAAGATCCTAACGATAGTAGTTTTCAAATATCAGACATTATTAATGCTATTTCAGGAAATGGAGGTCAGGCATCTGGAATAATGGAAACTATTAATAAATACGGAATGCAATTTGGCTTAGATCAGAATGCTGATGGAAAAGTAGATATTAGTGATGCTATGGAATTAGGGAACAAAAGTGGTGGCATTGGAGGTTTACTAGGAAAATTATTCGGGAAATAG